The Oceanisphaera avium genome includes a region encoding these proteins:
- the rpoC gene encoding DNA-directed RNA polymerase subunit beta', producing MKDLLKFLKAQNKTEEFDGIKIGLASPDMIRSWSFGEVKKPETINYRTFKPERDGLFCARIFGPVKDYECLCGKYKRLKHRGVICEKCGVEVTQTKVRRERMGHIELASPVAHIWFLKSLPSRIGLLLDMTLRDIERVLYFESFVVIEAGMTSLERGQMLSEEQYLDALEEWGDEFDAKMGAEAVLSLLSAIDLGAEIEAMREELSQTNSETKRKKITKRFKLMEAFFGSGNKPEWMVLTVLPVLPPDLRPLVPLDGGRFATSDLNDLYRRVINRNNRLKRLLDLAAPDIIVRNEKRMLQESVDALLDNGRRGRAITGSNKRPLKSLADMIKGKQGRFRQNLLGKRVDYSGRSVIVVGPTLRLHQCGLPKKMALELFKPFIYGKLEGRGLATTIKAAKKMVEREEAVVWDVLDDVIREHPVLLNRAPTLHRLGIQAFEPVLIEGKAIQLHPLVCAAYNADFDGDQMAVHVPLTIEAQLEARALMMSTNNILSPANGEPIIVPSQDVVLGLYYMTRDKVNAKGEGMILTSAKEAEKVYRGGHAELHAKVKIRITDFERMEDGTEVETTSIRDTTIGRAILSLIVPKGLPFSMIDHPMGKKQISKLLNACYRRLGLKDSVIFADQLMYTGFHYATLSGVSVGINDMVIPDAKKHIIDEAEAEVTEIQDQFQSGLVTAGERYNKVIDIWASANERVSKAMMENLSKDKVIDAEGNEVLQDSFNSIFMMADSGARGSAAQIRQLAGMRGLMAKPDGSIIETPIIANFREGLNVLQYFNSTHGARKGLADTALKTANSGYLTRRLVDVAQDLVITSDDCGTFDGLWITSLIEGGDVVEPLRERVLGRVVAEDVIRPGTEDEVLVARNTLLDEKWCDVVEDSSVDGIMVRSVITCDNDHGVCAHCYGRDLARGHLVNQGEAVGVIAAQSIGEPGTQLTMRTFHIGGAASRAAAENSIQVKNAGTVKLLNAKYVTNNEDKTVIVSRSSELTIIDELGQTRENHKLPYGALLDKADGEEVQVGQLVATWDPHTHPIVTEVAGHVKFIDMIDGVTISRQTDELTGLSSIVVMDVNERPASGKDLRPTVKLIDDNNNDVIIPGTDLSALYFLPGRSIVSLEDGAVVNVGDAIARIPQESSGTKDITGGLPRVADLFEARLPKEPAILAEISGTISFGKETKGKRRLVITPLDGGDAFEEMIHKWRHVNVFEGEKVEKGEVLADGPESAHDILRLRGISPVANYIVNEVQEVYRLQGVKINDKHIETIVRQMLRRAEIMNAGDSDFINGEQAEVVRIRQANRALIAANKQPVEYRHVLMGITKASLSTESFISAASFQETTRVLTEAAVSGKVDNLRGLKENVIVGRLVPAGTGFAYHQTRNAQRNPDQAVTVSADEAEQNLADLLNAAK from the coding sequence GTGAAAGACTTACTTAAGTTTTTGAAAGCGCAGAATAAGACAGAAGAGTTTGATGGGATCAAAATTGGTCTGGCCTCCCCAGACATGATCCGCTCTTGGTCTTTTGGCGAAGTCAAAAAGCCTGAGACCATTAACTACCGTACCTTCAAACCGGAGCGTGACGGCCTTTTCTGTGCTCGGATCTTTGGTCCGGTCAAGGACTATGAGTGTCTGTGTGGTAAGTACAAACGCCTTAAACATCGTGGTGTTATCTGCGAAAAATGTGGCGTTGAAGTTACCCAGACCAAAGTGCGCCGTGAGCGCATGGGCCACATTGAGCTAGCCAGCCCTGTTGCCCATATCTGGTTCTTGAAGTCCCTGCCAAGCCGTATCGGTTTATTGCTGGATATGACCTTGCGTGATATCGAGCGCGTCCTGTACTTCGAATCCTTTGTGGTGATCGAAGCGGGTATGACCAGTCTTGAGCGTGGCCAAATGCTGTCAGAAGAACAGTATTTAGATGCACTCGAAGAGTGGGGCGATGAATTTGACGCCAAGATGGGTGCCGAAGCGGTACTGTCTTTGCTAAGCGCCATTGATTTAGGTGCTGAAATTGAAGCCATGCGCGAAGAGCTGAGCCAAACTAACTCAGAAACTAAGCGTAAGAAAATTACCAAGCGCTTCAAACTGATGGAAGCTTTCTTCGGCTCAGGCAACAAGCCAGAGTGGATGGTACTGACCGTATTGCCAGTATTGCCACCGGACTTACGTCCGCTAGTACCGCTGGACGGGGGTCGCTTTGCGACTTCAGATCTGAACGATTTATATCGTCGTGTGATCAACCGTAACAACCGTTTAAAACGTCTGCTGGATTTAGCGGCGCCCGATATTATCGTGCGTAACGAAAAGCGGATGCTGCAAGAGTCTGTAGATGCCTTGCTTGATAACGGTCGTCGCGGTCGTGCCATTACTGGCTCTAACAAGCGCCCACTGAAATCCTTGGCCGATATGATCAAAGGTAAGCAGGGTCGTTTCCGTCAGAACTTGCTTGGTAAGCGTGTTGACTACTCCGGTCGTTCGGTCATCGTAGTAGGACCGACCTTGCGTTTGCATCAGTGCGGTCTGCCGAAGAAAATGGCCCTCGAGTTATTTAAGCCATTTATCTATGGCAAGCTAGAAGGCCGTGGTTTAGCCACTACCATTAAAGCGGCTAAGAAGATGGTTGAGCGTGAAGAAGCTGTGGTGTGGGACGTTTTAGATGACGTGATCCGCGAACACCCAGTATTACTGAACCGTGCACCTACTTTGCACCGTTTGGGTATTCAAGCGTTTGAGCCAGTGTTGATCGAAGGTAAAGCGATTCAGTTGCACCCACTCGTGTGTGCGGCCTATAACGCCGACTTTGATGGTGACCAAATGGCGGTCCACGTACCGCTGACCATAGAAGCACAGCTTGAAGCGCGTGCACTTATGATGTCCACCAACAACATACTGTCTCCGGCTAACGGCGAACCTATTATTGTACCCTCGCAAGACGTGGTATTAGGTTTGTACTACATGACCCGCGATAAAGTGAATGCCAAAGGTGAAGGCATGATCTTAACCAGCGCTAAAGAAGCGGAAAAGGTCTATCGCGGTGGTCATGCTGAGCTGCATGCTAAAGTTAAAATTCGGATTACGGATTTTGAACGCATGGAAGATGGCACCGAAGTCGAAACCACGTCTATTCGTGATACCACTATCGGTCGCGCTATCTTGAGCTTGATTGTGCCAAAGGGCTTACCTTTTAGCATGATCGATCACCCTATGGGTAAGAAGCAGATCTCAAAATTACTGAACGCTTGTTACCGTCGTTTAGGGTTGAAAGACTCCGTTATCTTTGCTGACCAATTGATGTATACCGGTTTCCATTATGCAACGCTGTCTGGCGTGTCCGTTGGTATTAACGACATGGTGATTCCAGATGCGAAGAAACACATCATTGATGAAGCTGAAGCCGAAGTAACCGAGATCCAAGATCAATTCCAGTCTGGTCTGGTGACCGCGGGTGAGCGTTATAACAAAGTTATCGATATTTGGGCCAGTGCTAACGAGCGCGTGTCTAAAGCGATGATGGAAAACTTATCGAAAGATAAGGTGATCGACGCTGAAGGCAATGAAGTACTGCAAGACTCATTTAACAGTATCTTTATGATGGCCGACTCCGGTGCTCGTGGTAGTGCCGCCCAGATCCGCCAGCTCGCGGGGATGCGTGGCCTGATGGCAAAACCCGATGGCTCCATCATTGAAACACCGATCATTGCTAACTTCCGTGAAGGCTTGAACGTACTTCAGTACTTTAACTCCACCCACGGTGCTCGTAAGGGTCTAGCGGATACCGCCTTGAAGACGGCGAACTCCGGTTACCTAACACGCCGCTTGGTAGACGTTGCCCAAGATTTGGTGATTACCTCTGATGACTGTGGCACTTTCGACGGTCTGTGGATTACTTCCCTGATTGAAGGCGGTGACGTTGTTGAGCCATTACGTGAGCGCGTATTAGGCCGAGTGGTGGCTGAAGATGTGATCCGCCCTGGTACCGAAGATGAAGTGTTGGTTGCCCGTAACACCCTGCTCGATGAGAAGTGGTGTGATGTGGTAGAAGACAGCTCCGTCGATGGCATTATGGTGCGCTCGGTTATCACCTGTGACAATGACCATGGCGTGTGTGCCCATTGTTACGGTCGTGATTTGGCTCGTGGCCACTTGGTTAACCAAGGTGAAGCGGTGGGCGTTATCGCTGCTCAATCTATCGGTGAGCCGGGTACCCAGTTAACGATGCGTACCTTCCACATTGGTGGTGCCGCATCGAGAGCGGCCGCAGAAAACAGTATTCAGGTGAAAAATGCCGGTACTGTTAAGCTGTTAAACGCGAAATATGTGACCAACAATGAAGACAAAACCGTTATTGTGTCGCGCTCTTCTGAGCTGACCATTATCGATGAACTAGGCCAAACTCGTGAAAACCACAAGCTACCCTACGGTGCCTTGTTGGATAAAGCGGACGGTGAAGAAGTTCAAGTGGGTCAGTTGGTCGCCACTTGGGACCCGCACACTCACCCTATCGTTACCGAAGTAGCCGGTCACGTTAAGTTTATCGACATGATTGATGGCGTGACCATTAGTCGACAAACCGATGAGCTAACGGGTCTGTCTAGTATCGTAGTGATGGATGTGAATGAGCGTCCCGCTTCTGGTAAAGACTTACGTCCGACCGTTAAGCTCATTGATGACAACAATAATGACGTCATCATTCCAGGTACTGACTTATCTGCGCTGTACTTCTTACCAGGTCGCTCTATTGTGAGCTTGGAAGATGGTGCTGTGGTAAACGTGGGTGATGCGATTGCGCGTATCCCACAAGAGTCCAGTGGTACTAAAGATATTACCGGTGGTCTGCCACGAGTTGCTGACTTATTTGAAGCACGTTTACCGAAGGAGCCGGCCATTTTGGCGGAAATCTCCGGTACCATTTCTTTCGGTAAAGAAACCAAAGGCAAACGCCGCTTGGTGATTACGCCGTTAGATGGTGGTGATGCCTTTGAGGAAATGATCCACAAATGGCGCCATGTGAACGTGTTTGAAGGTGAGAAAGTTGAAAAGGGTGAAGTCTTGGCCGATGGTCCAGAATCTGCCCACGATATCTTGCGCTTGCGTGGCATTAGCCCCGTTGCTAACTATATCGTTAACGAAGTGCAAGAGGTTTACCGCTTGCAAGGCGTTAAGATCAACGATAAGCACATTGAAACTATCGTACGTCAGATGCTGCGCCGCGCCGAAATTATGAATGCCGGAGATTCCGACTTCATTAACGGTGAGCAAGCAGAGGTGGTACGTATTCGCCAAGCTAACCGCGCACTCATTGCTGCGAATAAGCAACCGGTAGAATATCGCCATGTCTTGATGGGTATCACTAAGGCCTCGTTAAGCACCGAATCCTTTATCTCGGCGGCGTCTTTCCAGGAAACCACTCGCGTGCTAACTGAAGCTGCGGTGTCTGGCAAGGTAGATAACTTGCGTGGTCTGAAAGAGAACGTAATTGTGGGCCGTTTAGTTCCTGCAGGTACGGGCTTTGCTTACCATCAAACCCGCAATGCTCAGCGTAATCCGGATCAAGCAGTAACTGTCTCGGCCGATGAAGCCGAACAAAATCTGGCTGATCTGTTGAATGCAGCTAAGTAA
- the rpoB gene encoding DNA-directed RNA polymerase subunit beta: MVYSYTEKKRIRKDFGKRDQVLDTPYLLSIQLDSFKQFIEADPRGEHGLEAAFRSVFPIASYSGNAELQYVSFRLGEPVFDVQECQIRGVTYSAPLRVKLRMVLYDREAAPGTVKDIKEQEVYMGEIPLMTENGTFVINGTERVIVSQLHRSPGVFFDHDRGKTHSSGKVLYNARVIPYRGSWLDFEFDAKDNLFVRIDRRRKLPASIMLRALEFTTEEILAMFFDMTSFEVIDGKMMMELKPERLRGETASFDILVDGEVLVETGRRITARHIRQLEKAGIEKIEVPVEYAVGKVVAKDYVNPDTGELIIGANQELTLEALANMSVAGIKQFETLFTNELDHGAYMSETLRIDSSTNRVEALVEVYRMMRPGEPPTRDAADTLFENLFFSEDRYDLSTVGRMKFNRRLFRDEIDGPGTLTKSDIVDVMKRLIDIRNGNDEVDDIDHLGNRRIRSVGEMAENQFRVGLVRVERAVRERLSLGDLDTLMPQDLINAKPISAAVKEFFGSSQLSQFMDQNNPLSEVTHKRRISALGPGGLTRERAGFEVRDVHTTHYGRLCPIETPEGPNIGLINSLACYSRTNEYGFLETPYRKVVDGQITDEVDYLSAIEEGHFVIAQANAASDENNRLIDELVASRHKGEATYMNADQIQYMDVSPQQVVSVAASLIPFLEHDDANRALMGSNMQRQAVPTLRADKPLVGTGIERAVAVDSGVTVVAKRGGIVDYADASRIVVKVNEEEMTPGEAGIDIYNLTKYTRSNQNTCINQRPCVMPGERVLGGDVLADGPSTDLGELALGQNLRVAFMPWNGYNFEDSILLNERLVEQDRLTTIHIQELTCISRDTKLGPEEITADIPNVGESALSKLDESGIVYVGAEMRPGDILVGKVTPKGESQLTPEEKLLRAIFGEKASDVKDSSLRVPNSVFGTVIDVQVFTRDGVEKDKRAQDIEHMQLKQAKKDLTEEFSILEDGVYARARGVLIASGMSAEQVAKIDRNKLLEQAIDDEAKQIELEQLAEQQAELKADFDKMFENKRRKITQGDDLAPGVLKIVKVYLAVKRQIQPGDKMAGRHGNKGVVSTIVPVEDMPYDVHGTPVDIVLNPLGVPSRMNIGQILETHLGLAAKGIGEKIDRMIKEQQDIARLREFIQEVYNLGDGTRQKVDISSFTDAEVQTLAHNLRHGMPMATPAFDGADEGEIKRMLLLADLPDSGQITLYDGRTGNAFERPVTVGYMYMLKLNHLVDDKMHARSTGSYSLVTQQPLGGKAQFGGQRFGEMEVWALEAYGAAYTLQEMLTVKSDDVNGRTKMYKNIVDGDHRMEPGMPESFNVLLKEIRSLGINIELDES; this comes from the coding sequence ATGGTTTACTCTTACACAGAGAAAAAGCGCATTCGTAAGGACTTCGGTAAACGTGACCAAGTCTTGGACACGCCTTACCTGCTATCAATCCAGCTTGATTCCTTCAAACAATTTATTGAAGCAGATCCGCGCGGCGAACACGGTTTGGAAGCGGCTTTTCGAAGCGTTTTCCCCATCGCCAGCTATTCTGGCAATGCTGAATTGCAATATGTTAGTTTCCGTTTAGGCGAGCCTGTATTTGACGTTCAAGAATGTCAAATTCGTGGTGTTACTTATTCGGCACCGCTGCGCGTTAAATTGCGCATGGTGTTGTATGACAGAGAAGCCGCACCTGGCACTGTCAAAGACATTAAAGAGCAAGAAGTCTACATGGGCGAAATCCCGCTCATGACTGAAAACGGTACCTTTGTTATTAACGGCACCGAGCGGGTAATAGTCTCCCAGCTGCATCGCAGCCCGGGTGTGTTTTTCGATCACGACCGTGGCAAAACCCACTCTTCAGGTAAGGTTTTGTATAACGCCCGTGTGATCCCTTACCGTGGTTCCTGGCTCGATTTTGAGTTTGATGCCAAAGATAACTTGTTTGTTCGTATCGACCGTCGTCGCAAGTTACCTGCATCCATCATGCTGCGTGCATTGGAGTTCACGACCGAAGAAATTTTGGCCATGTTCTTCGATATGACTTCTTTTGAAGTGATCGATGGCAAAATGATGATGGAATTAAAGCCAGAGCGTCTACGTGGTGAAACTGCCTCGTTTGATATTTTGGTTGATGGCGAAGTACTAGTGGAAACCGGTCGTCGTATTACTGCGCGCCATATTCGTCAGCTAGAAAAAGCCGGCATCGAAAAAATTGAAGTACCGGTGGAATATGCCGTCGGTAAAGTGGTGGCCAAAGATTATGTTAATCCCGATACGGGCGAGCTAATCATTGGTGCTAACCAAGAGTTAACGCTGGAAGCCTTAGCCAATATGTCTGTGGCCGGTATTAAGCAGTTTGAGACCTTGTTCACTAACGAACTGGATCACGGCGCTTATATGTCTGAGACACTGCGTATTGACTCTTCAACTAACCGTGTAGAAGCCTTGGTTGAAGTATATCGCATGATGCGCCCAGGCGAGCCACCTACTCGTGATGCTGCCGATACGCTGTTTGAGAACTTATTCTTCTCAGAAGACAGATATGACCTCTCCACCGTGGGCCGGATGAAATTTAACCGTCGTCTGTTCCGTGATGAGATTGATGGTCCGGGTACCCTGACTAAGTCAGATATCGTGGATGTGATGAAGCGTTTGATCGACATCCGTAACGGTAATGATGAAGTGGATGATATTGACCACTTGGGTAACCGTCGTATTCGCTCGGTAGGCGAGATGGCAGAAAACCAATTCCGTGTTGGTTTAGTGCGCGTAGAGCGTGCAGTGCGTGAGCGCTTGTCATTAGGTGATTTAGATACCTTAATGCCCCAAGACTTGATCAACGCCAAGCCGATTTCGGCGGCGGTGAAAGAGTTCTTTGGCTCTAGCCAATTATCGCAGTTTATGGATCAAAACAACCCGCTATCAGAAGTGACGCACAAGCGTCGTATTTCTGCATTAGGCCCAGGTGGTTTGACTCGTGAGCGTGCTGGCTTTGAAGTTCGAGACGTCCATACCACTCACTACGGTCGTTTGTGTCCTATCGAAACGCCGGAAGGTCCAAACATTGGTTTGATCAACTCACTGGCGTGCTACTCGCGCACCAACGAATATGGTTTCCTTGAGACGCCGTATCGTAAAGTGGTGGATGGCCAAATTACCGATGAAGTGGATTACTTGTCTGCTATCGAGGAAGGTCACTTTGTGATCGCTCAGGCCAACGCCGCCTCTGATGAGAACAACCGCTTAATCGATGAGCTGGTAGCCTCGCGTCATAAAGGTGAAGCTACCTATATGAACGCGGATCAAATCCAGTACATGGATGTGAGCCCACAGCAGGTAGTGTCAGTTGCAGCATCTCTGATCCCCTTCCTTGAGCACGATGATGCTAACCGCGCCTTGATGGGCTCGAACATGCAACGCCAAGCTGTGCCTACACTGCGTGCCGATAAGCCGTTAGTAGGTACCGGTATTGAGCGCGCCGTAGCCGTCGACTCAGGTGTGACCGTGGTAGCTAAGCGTGGTGGTATCGTCGATTACGCCGATGCGTCACGCATTGTAGTTAAAGTTAACGAAGAAGAGATGACGCCTGGCGAAGCTGGGATCGACATCTATAACCTGACCAAGTACACCCGTTCTAACCAGAACACTTGTATTAACCAGCGTCCGTGTGTGATGCCAGGTGAGCGCGTGCTGGGTGGCGACGTACTGGCCGATGGTCCTTCTACTGACTTGGGCGAACTCGCTCTGGGTCAGAACCTGCGCGTGGCCTTTATGCCATGGAATGGTTACAACTTTGAAGACTCCATCTTATTAAATGAGCGTTTGGTAGAACAAGACCGCTTAACCACCATTCATATTCAAGAACTCACTTGTATCTCTCGTGATACTAAGTTGGGTCCAGAAGAGATCACCGCCGATATCCCTAACGTAGGTGAGTCTGCGCTGAGCAAACTGGATGAGTCTGGTATCGTTTATGTGGGTGCAGAGATGCGTCCTGGCGATATCTTGGTGGGTAAAGTCACTCCTAAGGGTGAAAGCCAGCTCACACCAGAAGAGAAGCTGCTGCGCGCTATCTTCGGTGAAAAAGCCTCTGATGTGAAAGACTCGTCATTACGTGTGCCTAACTCTGTGTTTGGTACTGTCATCGACGTTCAAGTCTTTACCCGTGATGGCGTAGAAAAAGACAAGCGTGCCCAAGATATTGAGCACATGCAGTTGAAGCAAGCTAAGAAAGACTTAACTGAAGAATTTAGCATCCTTGAAGACGGTGTATATGCCCGTGCTCGCGGTGTGTTAATTGCCTCCGGTATGTCTGCTGAGCAAGTTGCTAAAATCGATCGTAATAAGCTGTTAGAGCAAGCGATTGATGACGAAGCTAAGCAAATTGAGCTGGAGCAACTCGCCGAGCAACAAGCTGAACTAAAAGCCGACTTCGATAAGATGTTTGAAAACAAACGTCGTAAAATCACCCAAGGGGATGATTTGGCGCCGGGCGTGCTGAAGATCGTTAAGGTGTACTTGGCCGTTAAACGCCAAATTCAGCCTGGTGATAAGATGGCCGGTCGTCACGGTAACAAGGGTGTGGTCTCTACTATAGTTCCAGTAGAAGATATGCCTTACGACGTGCACGGCACGCCGGTTGATATCGTTCTGAACCCATTGGGTGTACCGTCGCGGATGAACATCGGTCAGATACTCGAGACGCACTTAGGCTTAGCAGCTAAGGGCATTGGCGAGAAGATCGATCGCATGATCAAAGAGCAGCAAGATATCGCTCGTTTGCGTGAATTTATCCAAGAAGTTTATAACTTGGGTGATGGTACTCGTCAGAAAGTCGATATCTCTAGCTTTACTGATGCCGAAGTGCAAACACTGGCTCATAACTTGCGCCACGGCATGCCAATGGCAACGCCGGCGTTTGATGGTGCTGATGAAGGCGAAATCAAGCGCATGTTGCTACTGGCTGATCTGCCAGATTCTGGTCAGATCACGCTCTATGACGGTCGTACTGGTAATGCCTTTGAGCGCCCAGTGACCGTGGGCTATATGTACATGCTGAAGTTGAACCACTTAGTGGACGACAAGATGCACGCCCGTTCTACTGGTTCTTACAGTCTGGTAACGCAACAGCCACTGGGTGGTAAAGCTCAGTTTGGTGGTCAGCGTTTCGGTGAGATGGAAGTGTGGGCACTGGAAGCATATGGTGCCGCTTACACCTTGCAAGAAATGTTGACGGTGAAGTCCGATGACGTTAACGGTCGTACTAAGATGTATAAAAACATCGTCGATGGTGATCACCGCATGGAGCCGGGCATGCCCGAGTCCTTCAACGTCTTGTTGAAAGAAATTCGCTCGCTCGGTATCAACATCGAATTAGACGAAAGCTAA
- the rplL gene encoding 50S ribosomal protein L7/L12 has protein sequence MSITKDQIIEAVAEMSVMQVVELIEAMEEKFGVSAAAAVAVAGDAGAAAEEQTEFDVMLTEIGANKVSVIKAVRAATGLGLKEAKGLVESAPCAVKEALSKGEAEALKKELEEAGASVDLK, from the coding sequence ATGTCTATCACTAAAGACCAAATCATTGAAGCCGTTGCAGAAATGTCTGTAATGCAAGTTGTTGAACTGATCGAAGCAATGGAAGAGAAGTTCGGCGTTTCTGCCGCTGCTGCTGTTGCTGTTGCTGGTGACGCCGGTGCCGCTGCTGAAGAGCAGACTGAATTCGACGTTATGCTGACTGAAATCGGCGCCAACAAAGTATCTGTAATCAAAGCCGTACGTGCTGCAACCGGTCTTGGCCTGAAAGAAGCCAAAGGCTTGGTAGAGTCTGCTCCTTGTGCTGTTAAAGAAGCACTGAGCAAAGGCGAAGCCGAAGCGTTGAAGAAAGAGCTCGAAGAAGCAGGTGCTTCTGTTGATCTTAAATAA
- the rplJ gene encoding 50S ribosomal protein L10, giving the protein MALRLEDKKAIVAEVNEVAKGALSAVVADARGVTVAAMTQLRQQARDNGVYLKVVRNTLARIAVKETSYECLNEVFVGPTLIAFSNEHPGAAARLFKDFAKEQSAFEVKGLAYEGAFIPAAEIDRLAKLPTYDEAIAKLMATMKEASAGKLVRTIAALRDQKQAAA; this is encoded by the coding sequence ATGGCATTAAGACTCGAAGACAAAAAGGCAATAGTTGCTGAAGTCAACGAAGTTGCCAAGGGCGCCCTGTCTGCAGTAGTAGCCGATGCACGTGGCGTTACTGTAGCTGCCATGACCCAACTGCGCCAGCAAGCACGTGATAACGGAGTTTACCTTAAGGTAGTTCGTAACACGTTAGCTCGCATTGCAGTTAAAGAGACCAGCTATGAGTGCCTTAATGAGGTATTCGTTGGTCCTACCCTGATTGCGTTCTCTAATGAACACCCGGGCGCTGCCGCTCGTTTGTTCAAAGATTTTGCTAAAGAGCAAAGCGCATTCGAGGTAAAAGGTCTGGCTTACGAGGGTGCTTTTATTCCCGCAGCCGAAATTGACCGTCTCGCAAAACTGCCGACGTACGACGAAGCAATTGCAAAGCTGATGGCGACTATGAAAGAAGCTTCTGCTGGCAAGCTGGTACGTACTATCGCTGCTTTGCGCGACCAAAAACAAGCCGCAGCTTAA
- the rplA gene encoding 50S ribosomal protein L1, whose product MAKLTKRMRVIRDRVESTKDYDINEAVTLLQELATAKFVESVDVAVNLGIDARKSDQNVRGATVLPNGTGRDVRVAVFAQGANAEAAKEAGAELVGMEDLAEQIKAGEMNFDVVIASPDAMRVVGQLGQVLGPRGLMPNPKVGTVTPNVAEAVKNAKAGQVRYRNDKNGIIHTTIGKVDFTVEKLKGNLEALLVALKRAKPATSKGVFIKKVTLSTTMGAGVAIDQASLDEKK is encoded by the coding sequence ATGGCTAAATTAACTAAGCGTATGCGTGTTATCCGTGACCGCGTAGAAAGCACTAAAGATTACGACATCAACGAAGCCGTTACTCTGTTACAAGAATTGGCCACTGCTAAGTTTGTAGAAAGCGTAGACGTTGCTGTTAACCTCGGTATTGATGCACGTAAATCAGACCAAAACGTCCGTGGCGCCACTGTGTTGCCAAACGGTACGGGTCGTGATGTGCGTGTTGCTGTATTTGCTCAAGGCGCAAACGCCGAAGCCGCTAAAGAAGCCGGCGCTGAATTGGTTGGCATGGAAGATCTGGCCGAGCAAATTAAAGCAGGCGAAATGAACTTCGACGTGGTTATCGCTTCTCCTGATGCGATGCGCGTAGTAGGTCAATTAGGTCAAGTATTAGGCCCACGCGGTTTAATGCCTAACCCTAAAGTAGGCACAGTTACCCCTAACGTTGCTGAAGCCGTTAAGAATGCTAAAGCCGGTCAGGTTCGCTATCGTAACGATAAGAACGGTATCATCCACACCACTATCGGTAAGGTTGATTTTACCGTTGAGAAGCTGAAAGGTAACTTAGAAGCGCTGTTAGTTGCATTGAAGCGTGCTAAGCCTGCGACTTCTAAAGGTGTCTTCATCAAGAAAGTAACCCTGTCTACCACTATGGGTGCCGGTGTTGCCATTGATCAAGCAAGCCTAGACGAAAAGAAATAA
- the rplK gene encoding 50S ribosomal protein L11 codes for MAKKVQAYIKLQVAAGAANPSPPVGPALGQHGVNIMEFCKAFNARTESLEKGSPIPVIITVYSDRSFTFETKTPPAAYLLLKAAGTKSGSAKPNTDKVGTVTRAQLEEIAEIKEKDMTGADVDARVRTIEGTARSMGLAVEG; via the coding sequence ATGGCTAAGAAAGTCCAAGCCTACATCAAGCTGCAAGTTGCAGCCGGTGCAGCAAACCCAAGTCCTCCGGTTGGTCCCGCTCTGGGTCAGCACGGCGTTAACATCATGGAATTCTGTAAGGCGTTTAACGCTCGTACAGAAAGCCTAGAAAAAGGCTCGCCAATCCCAGTAATCATTACTGTGTACAGCGACCGTTCTTTCACCTTCGAAACTAAGACTCCGCCTGCGGCGTACTTGTTGTTGAAGGCAGCCGGCACTAAGTCTGGCTCGGCGAAGCCTAACACTGATAAAGTGGGCACTGTGACCCGCGCTCAGTTAGAAGAAATTGCTGAGATCAAAGAAAAAGACATGACCGGTGCCGATGTTGATGCCCGCGTTCGTACAATCGAAGGTACTGCTCGGTCCATGGGCCTGGCAGTGGAGGGTTAA